One region of Natronorubrum aibiense genomic DNA includes:
- a CDS encoding universal stress protein → MNVLVGLVGSDESIKTLRRTIDRTREVGDDLTVAIVEKPEAKRSQEAMTEQADKLLSEANIDAEITTLEGDPGSALVDYAEQGEYDQLVIGGGTLSPMGKIQLGPITEFVLLNAPTTVKLVR, encoded by the coding sequence ATGAACGTCCTAGTGGGCCTCGTTGGCAGCGACGAATCGATCAAGACGCTTCGGCGCACGATCGATCGCACGCGCGAAGTCGGCGACGATCTCACCGTCGCTATCGTCGAAAAACCCGAGGCGAAACGCTCACAGGAAGCGATGACCGAGCAGGCGGACAAACTCCTCTCTGAGGCGAACATCGACGCGGAGATCACGACGCTCGAGGGCGACCCGGGTAGTGCGCTGGTCGATTACGCCGAGCAAGGCGAGTACGACCAGTTGGTAATCGGCGGCGGCACCTTGAGTCCGATGGGCAAGATTCAGCTTGGTCCGATCACCGAGTTCGTCCTGTTGAACGCGCCGACGACGGTCAAACTGGTGCGATAA
- a CDS encoding GNAT family N-acetyltransferase produces MVGTRPYPDEPAGPFPSPPTTFEDREERTIELTAEADFEDALDDVVDMYAHFDPTDRAQGIPPTGESRIRNWLETIADESVNVVARHGEDVVAHATLVPDTDDPSSIEDRGDIEWELAIFVLQDYQRAGIGTKLLEHLLGHASDIGIEQVWLTVERWNNPAIALYERVGFESTGTESFEQEMAIQLE; encoded by the coding sequence ATGGTTGGAACGCGACCGTACCCCGACGAGCCGGCCGGACCGTTTCCCTCGCCGCCGACGACGTTCGAAGACCGGGAGGAGCGGACGATCGAACTCACCGCCGAAGCTGACTTCGAGGACGCGCTCGACGACGTCGTCGACATGTACGCCCATTTCGACCCGACCGATCGAGCACAGGGGATTCCGCCGACCGGTGAATCGCGCATTCGCAACTGGCTCGAGACGATCGCCGACGAGAGCGTCAACGTCGTCGCCCGCCACGGCGAAGACGTCGTCGCCCACGCGACGCTCGTCCCCGACACCGACGATCCGTCGTCGATCGAGGACCGTGGCGACATCGAGTGGGAACTCGCGATTTTCGTCCTGCAGGACTACCAGCGCGCCGGGATCGGGACGAAACTCCTCGAGCACCTGCTGGGCCACGCGAGCGATATCGGAATCGAACAGGTGTGGCTGACCGTTGAGCGCTGGAATAATCCAGCGATCGCGCTCTACGAACGCGTCGGGTTCGAGTCGACCGGCACCGAGAGCTTCGAACAGGAGATGGCGATCCAACTCGAGTGA
- a CDS encoding universal stress protein: protein MDDSEPFTVDTVLAPVDGSEESATAVEYAIAIADRYDASVHALFVLGRGVVQGMNAGTVDEEAVATDTQGFFDRIQVIADEADVPLVTAVDDGFSQTRKTRHPGNVVLDTADAIDADFIVLPREPVTDTASSEVLEKAAEYVLAYASQPVLSV, encoded by the coding sequence ATGGACGACAGCGAGCCGTTTACCGTCGATACCGTTCTCGCGCCGGTCGACGGGAGCGAGGAGTCCGCGACCGCCGTCGAGTACGCCATTGCGATCGCCGATCGCTACGACGCGTCGGTCCACGCCCTGTTCGTACTCGGTCGGGGTGTCGTACAGGGAATGAACGCCGGTACCGTCGACGAGGAGGCCGTTGCGACGGACACGCAGGGCTTTTTCGATCGGATACAGGTCATCGCAGACGAGGCGGACGTGCCGCTCGTCACCGCCGTCGACGACGGCTTCTCTCAGACGCGCAAAACACGTCATCCCGGCAACGTCGTCCTCGACACTGCCGACGCGATCGACGCCGACTTCATCGTGCTTCCCAGAGAGCCGGTCACCGATACCGCGTCGTCGGAAGTCCTAGAAAAGGCAGCCGAGTACGTTCTCGCGTACGCGAGCCAGCCGGTGCTGTCTGTCTGA
- a CDS encoding universal stress protein — MFDTVVVATDGSESVKRAIDVALDLAGRFDAEVHALSVVDASEVDASPQQLRDELRTALETTADAALATVEERTEEGTEITTAVREGRPAAEICEYAREIDADLVATGTRGRHGENRLLLGSVAERIVRTSPVPVLSVRQLDPMAGEDDANAPAQ; from the coding sequence ATGTTCGATACGGTTGTGGTCGCCACCGACGGCTCCGAGAGCGTCAAACGGGCCATCGACGTCGCACTCGACCTCGCAGGTCGGTTCGATGCCGAGGTGCACGCGCTCTCGGTCGTCGACGCCAGCGAGGTTGACGCCTCACCCCAACAGCTTCGGGACGAACTGCGAACCGCCCTCGAGACGACCGCCGACGCCGCCCTCGCGACCGTCGAGGAGCGCACGGAGGAGGGGACCGAGATCACGACCGCCGTCCGAGAGGGCCGACCCGCGGCCGAGATCTGTGAGTACGCCCGCGAAATCGACGCCGACCTGGTCGCGACCGGGACCCGCGGCCGCCACGGCGAGAACCGCCTCCTGCTCGGCAGCGTTGCCGAACGCATCGTGCGGACCTCACCCGTCCCCGTGCTCTCCGTTCGACAGCTCGATCCGATGGCTGGCGAGGACGACGCGAACGCACCGGCCCAGTAG